In the Sandaracinus amylolyticus genome, GCCGATGTTTCGACAGCCGCGAAGAGTGACCAGGACGTCCGGTTTTCCTCGGAAAACGCGGTCGTGATTGGTCTCACGTGCATCCACTTGCAGCTCGCTGCGAGCTCTTCGACGGCTCACCCGCGTCCTGGCACCGTTCACCGGAATCGCAGGACCGCTCACCGATCGCGCCTCTAGAGTCCCCGGCCGATACCGACGGAGGGATGACTTATGCAATCGATCGGAATCGACGCGATGGCGATCGCGGTGCCCGAGGGCTACCTCGAGCTGCGTGACCTCGCCGAGGCGCGCGGCGTGCCGCCCGCGAAGTACGTCGACGGGCTCGGGGTGGTGCGCATGGCGGTCGCCGCGCCCCACGAAGATCCGGTCGCGCTGGCCGCGGACGCGGTGCGTCGCGTCTTCGAGCTCGGCGAGATCGACCCGAGCACGATCGGTCTCTGCATCGTCGGCACCGAGACCGCGGTCGATCACAGCAAGCCGATCGCCGCGTACCTGCATCGCCTCGCGGGGCTGCCCGATCGCTGCCGCGTGTACGAGGCGAAGCACGCGTGCTTCGGCGGCACTGCGGGCCTGATGACCGCGGTCGACTGGATTGCGTCGGGCAGCGCGCGCGGCCGCAAGGCGCTCGTCGTGTGCAGCGACATCGCGCGCTACGGCGTGAAGAGCGCGGGCGAGCCCACCCAGGGCGCGGGCGCGGTCGCGATGATCATCTCGACGAATCCGCGCCTGCTCGTGCTCGAGCCCGGCGTCACCGGATCGTTCGCGCGCGACGTCGACGACTTCTGGCGCCCGCTCTACTCGAAGGACGCGGTCGTCGACGGCAAGCACTCGGTGCAGTGCTACCTCGACGCGCTGATCGGCGCGTACGAGGCGTACGCCGAGGCTGCGCGCGAAGCGGGCATCGATCCCGATGGCGTCGTGCGGCGCTGCTACCACGTGCCCTACGGCAAGATGGCGAGGAAGGCGCATCGCGCGCTGCTCGCGCACCGTGGACTGAGCGAGGACGAGGCGGACGCGCGCTTCGCGGGCGAGGTCGGCAGCTCGCTGCGCTTCTCCGCGGAGATCGGCAACGTCTACACGGGCTCGCTCTACCTCGCGCTCGCGTCGATGCTCGAGGCCGAGGCGGGCGAGCTCGAGGGCGAGCGCATCGGGCTCTTCAGCTACGGCTCGGGCTGCTGCGCCGAGATGTTCGCGGGCCGCGTGCAGAAGGGCGCGGCTGCGTTCGTGCGGAAGCTCGCGCTCGGTGCGCCGCTCGAGGCGCGTCGCGCGCTGTCGATCCCCGCGTACGAGGCGATCCGCGCGGCGGATGCGGAGATCGATCGCCGCCCGCCCTCGGAGCCGCCGATCGCGTCGCGCGGTGTGGCGTTCGCGGGCGTCGAGGCCGAGCGTCGCCTCTATCTCGGCTGAGCACCGCGCTGGAACGCGGTGGGGCTCACGCCGCACACGCGTCGGAACGCGCGCGTGAAGTTCGCTGCGTCGCTGTAGCCCAGGTCGATCCCGATCGTCGTGATCGAGCGATCGCCCTGGGCGAGCCATTTGCGCGCGAGCCCGATGCGCACGTCGTCGAGCACGTCGCGGAACGACGTGCCCTCGTCGACGAGGCGACGTCGCAGCGTGCGGCTCGATGCGCCGAGCGCGCGCGACACCGACTCGAGATCGGGGAAGGGCGGCCCCGCGTGCTCGAGGTGGTGTCGCACCGCGGTCGCGATGCGATCGGGCACCGGCAGCGCCGCGAGGAGCTCGTCGCACGCGCGGCATGCGCGGGCGTGGGCGCGCGCGTCGGCGAGCGGTGAGCGCACGTCGATCACCGAGCGCGGCACGCGCAGCTCGTGCGACGGACGCCGGTAGAAGATCTTCGGTCGCACCGCGGCGACCCAGCGCGGCAGCTCGCCCGGTCGCGCGTACGGGAGGTCGACCTCGACGCGCCCCGCGTGCTCGAGCGCGGGCACGTGGCCGCCGATCAAGAACATGCCCTGCGCGAACAAGCTGCCGAGGATCGTCTCGACGTGGAAGCGCTCGGCGCGCGCGTGGATCGCCCACGCGGGGCGCAGCGTGATGCGCGCCACGTGGGCCTCGATCGTGTAGTCGAGCACGAAGAGCGGCGCGACGAGCCGGAAGTAGCGCTGCGCGATGCGGATCGCGGCGTCGACGTCGGGCGCGGTGAGCCCCGCGGTGCCGACCGCACCGTGGCTCGGCAGGTGGAAGCGACGACCGAGCTCGAGCGCGAGCGACTCGTCGCGGGTGAGGCGCGCCGCGCGCAGCACGAGCCTCTCGACCTCGTCGATCGAGAGGAAGCCGTCCTCGTCGCGGAGGCGCTCGAGATCGATCCCGGTGCGCGCGAGCAACGTCGTGCGCTCGATGCCGCGCTCCGCGAGGAACGCGACGAGCGCGTCGTAGTAGCGCGCGGGAACGAACGCGATCTGCGGCCGCGCGAGGGTCACACGATCAGTGTGTCCGAATATGACAAGCGATTGTCAAGAACGGACAGGCTCGCCGATCGGGCGCGGCACATCGTGGAGCAACTGCTCGGAGGTGCATCGTGCGCTTGATCGACTTCGACGAGGCCGACCTCGGCGGGTTCCGCGCTGCGCAGCGGCTCGCGTACTCGTGCGCGAGCGAGGTCGCGCGCCAGCTCGCGCCCGGGATCACCGAGAAGGAAGCGGCGCGGCGCATGGAACGCTGGATGCGTCACGCCGGCGTGCGGACGTTCTTCCATCGACCGTTCGCGTGGTTCGGCGATCGCACCGCGTTCCGGGGCGTGCGGCACGAGCTCGACTTCTTCCCGACCGAGCGACGG is a window encoding:
- a CDS encoding hydroxymethylglutaryl-CoA synthase family protein: MQSIGIDAMAIAVPEGYLELRDLAEARGVPPAKYVDGLGVVRMAVAAPHEDPVALAADAVRRVFELGEIDPSTIGLCIVGTETAVDHSKPIAAYLHRLAGLPDRCRVYEAKHACFGGTAGLMTAVDWIASGSARGRKALVVCSDIARYGVKSAGEPTQGAGAVAMIISTNPRLLVLEPGVTGSFARDVDDFWRPLYSKDAVVDGKHSVQCYLDALIGAYEAYAEAAREAGIDPDGVVRRCYHVPYGKMARKAHRALLAHRGLSEDEADARFAGEVGSSLRFSAEIGNVYTGSLYLALASMLEAEAGELEGERIGLFSYGSGCCAEMFAGRVQKGAAAFVRKLALGAPLEARRALSIPAYEAIRAADAEIDRRPPSEPPIASRGVAFAGVEAERRLYLG
- a CDS encoding AraC family transcriptional regulator; this translates as MTLARPQIAFVPARYYDALVAFLAERGIERTTLLARTGIDLERLRDEDGFLSIDEVERLVLRAARLTRDESLALELGRRFHLPSHGAVGTAGLTAPDVDAAIRIAQRYFRLVAPLFVLDYTIEAHVARITLRPAWAIHARAERFHVETILGSLFAQGMFLIGGHVPALEHAGRVEVDLPYARPGELPRWVAAVRPKIFYRRPSHELRVPRSVIDVRSPLADARAHARACRACDELLAALPVPDRIATAVRHHLEHAGPPFPDLESVSRALGASSRTLRRRLVDEGTSFRDVLDDVRIGLARKWLAQGDRSITTIGIDLGYSDAANFTRAFRRVCGVSPTAFQRGAQPR